One stretch of Streptomyces hygroscopicus DNA includes these proteins:
- a CDS encoding pyruvate dehydrogenase E1, translated as MRSVTVVNSELRSVGGDGPGVAREAELAVLEAVERRVLWLSTAIIDHANRVRPNPSGLKVGGHQASSASMTSIMTALWFHALTSEDRVSVKPHASPVLHAINYLLGELDESYLTTLRAFGGLQSYPSRSKDPDPVDYSTGSVGIGATAPLWGAIARRYAQGHFGGAGTGRQYSLLGDAELDEGAIWEAIQDPMVPGLGEVVWVVDLNRQSLDRVVPGIAAERLRGMFTAAGWQVINLKYGQLLQELFARPGGEALRARIDAMGNPEYQRLLRCSADELRERLPGTGSTAGPIADLVAPLDDASLLAAVRNLGGHDIRALMDAYDAVDDTRPTVIFAYTVKGCGLPTEGHPQNHSSLLTGDQMEALADRLGTDLDRPWAAFGDGSPEAALCAAAADRLRRPGHASRRPPEVPADLARPAPTGTGNTQQALGRVLLDLTRRAPEAAERIVTVSPDVSSSTNLGGWLNKVGVWSPTERPNWFADDAETILHWRERPTGQHVELGIAETNLVGLLGELGTTWSRWGQPLLPIGVVYDPFVNRALEPWSFGIYAGGQSILVGTPSGVTLAPEGGAHQSITTPSLGIEQPGCVTYEPAFAIDTEWCLLAALGNLGRPDGSSAYLRLSTRPVDQSAAAVPTDPAARERRRRHAVAGAYRLRQHENPVVTLAAMGALVPEALAAADRLAALGHGADVVCVTSPDLLFRALQARRGLSEDPTWILDQVFPAERTTPLVTVLDGHPHTLSFLGTIQNTPVTTLGVTRFGQSGAIEDVYRYHGIDSDGIVAAALDHLE; from the coding sequence GGCGATCATCGATCATGCCAACCGGGTGCGGCCGAACCCCTCGGGTCTGAAGGTCGGAGGTCACCAGGCGTCCAGCGCCTCGATGACGTCGATCATGACGGCGCTGTGGTTCCACGCGCTGACCTCCGAGGACCGGGTGTCGGTCAAGCCCCATGCCTCGCCCGTGCTGCATGCGATCAATTACCTGCTGGGTGAGCTGGACGAGTCCTACCTGACCACCCTGCGCGCCTTCGGGGGCCTGCAGAGCTACCCCAGCCGGTCCAAGGACCCCGACCCGGTCGACTACTCCACCGGATCGGTCGGCATCGGCGCCACCGCGCCCTTGTGGGGCGCCATCGCGCGGCGCTACGCGCAGGGGCATTTCGGCGGGGCCGGTACGGGACGGCAGTACTCCCTGCTGGGCGACGCGGAACTGGACGAGGGCGCGATCTGGGAAGCGATCCAGGACCCGATGGTGCCGGGCCTGGGCGAGGTGGTGTGGGTCGTCGACCTGAACCGGCAGTCCCTGGACCGCGTGGTGCCCGGTATCGCCGCGGAGCGGCTGCGGGGCATGTTCACCGCGGCCGGCTGGCAGGTGATCAACCTCAAGTACGGGCAGCTCCTGCAGGAGTTGTTCGCGCGGCCGGGCGGCGAGGCGCTGCGCGCCCGTATCGACGCCATGGGCAACCCCGAATACCAGCGCCTGCTGCGGTGTTCCGCCGACGAATTGCGTGAGCGCCTGCCCGGCACCGGCTCCACGGCCGGGCCGATCGCCGACCTCGTCGCGCCGCTGGACGACGCCTCGCTGCTGGCGGCGGTGCGCAACCTGGGCGGCCATGACATCCGCGCCCTCATGGACGCGTACGACGCCGTCGACGACACCCGCCCGACCGTGATCTTCGCGTACACGGTCAAGGGCTGCGGGCTGCCCACCGAAGGCCATCCGCAGAACCATTCCTCGCTGCTGACCGGCGACCAGATGGAGGCACTGGCCGACCGTCTGGGGACGGACCTCGACCGCCCCTGGGCGGCCTTCGGCGACGGCTCGCCGGAAGCGGCCCTGTGCGCGGCGGCCGCCGATCGGCTGCGCCGCCCCGGACACGCGTCGCGGCGGCCCCCCGAGGTGCCCGCCGACCTGGCCCGCCCGGCACCGACCGGTACCGGCAACACCCAGCAGGCGCTCGGGCGCGTCCTGCTGGACCTCACCCGGCGGGCGCCGGAGGCGGCGGAACGGATCGTCACGGTCAGCCCCGACGTCAGTTCCAGCACCAATCTCGGTGGCTGGCTCAACAAGGTCGGGGTGTGGTCGCCGACCGAGCGCCCCAACTGGTTCGCCGACGACGCCGAGACGATCCTGCACTGGCGGGAGCGGCCCACGGGCCAGCACGTGGAGCTGGGCATAGCGGAGACCAACCTGGTCGGCCTGCTCGGTGAACTGGGTACCACCTGGAGCCGCTGGGGCCAGCCGCTGCTGCCGATCGGTGTGGTCTACGACCCCTTCGTCAACAGGGCGCTGGAGCCGTGGTCCTTCGGTATCTACGCCGGTGGCCAGTCGATCCTGGTCGGCACGCCGTCCGGCGTCACGCTCGCCCCCGAGGGCGGTGCCCACCAGTCGATCACCACTCCGTCACTCGGTATCGAGCAGCCCGGCTGTGTCACCTACGAACCCGCGTTCGCGATCGACACCGAATGGTGTCTGCTGGCCGCGCTCGGCAACCTCGGTCGGCCGGACGGGAGTTCGGCCTACCTGCGGCTGTCCACCCGGCCCGTCGACCAGTCCGCGGCCGCGGTGCCGACCGACCCGGCCGCGCGTGAGCGCCGCCGCCGGCACGCGGTCGCCGGAGCCTATCGGCTGAGGCAGCACGAGAACCCGGTGGTGACCCTCGCCGCGATGGGCGCACTGGTCCCCGAGGCCCTGGCCGCCGCCGACCGGCTCGCCGCACTCGGCCACGGCGCCGATGTCGTGTGCGTGACCAGCCCGGATCTGCTCTTCCGCGCGCTGCAGGCCCGCCGCGGCCTGTCGGAGGACCCGACCTGGATCCTCGACCAGGTCTTCCCCGCCGAGCGGACCACGCCGCTGGTCACCGTGCTGGACGGCCACCCGCACACCCTGTCCTTCCTGGGCACGATCCAGAACACGCCCGTCACCACCCTCGGCGTGACCCGGTTCGGCCAGTCCGGTGCGATCGAGGACGTCTACCGCTACCACGGCATCGACAGCGATGGCATCGTCGCCGCGGCGCTGGACCACCTCGAGTAA
- a CDS encoding major facilitator superfamily MFS_1 encodes MTAVSGGSAGRWALAAVSATVFCVQLDAFALNLALPAIGRDLGAAGGGLQWVVSGYLLAAGALMAGAGRLGDLYGRRRLLTAGLAVFGGASLVCALAPSLPVLVGARVVQGAGGAMAMPAGLALLTNACPPGSRARVMGRALGIGGVATVCGPYVGGVLTEAVSWRAVCWLNVPLALVAAGCAARAGESRDTTAPASVDAAGLVTATGALAALAVLVDRGQFWGWASGRSATALVLAVGLGAVFVRHERAAAHPLVDLALFGNRPFVALTAAGAAANTATVVVLFVVPLALQGPWRLSATGAGAAFLAPAAAMALAGPVAGRIRTADAVRAMAGALVLGAVALGTAAAAPTLPVFLVAVTGCGAGLGVAGALTLIATQAVVRPERAGEASGVTKTVITTAAGLGVALSGPAADAHGAAMAAAFDAALMTAGGCCLAGAALLVITLLTRIRPGCGPRARRRHAFLQK; translated from the coding sequence ATGACGGCGGTAAGTGGCGGGTCCGCGGGGCGATGGGCGCTGGCGGCGGTGTCCGCGACCGTGTTCTGCGTCCAGCTGGACGCGTTCGCGCTGAACCTGGCCCTGCCCGCGATCGGGCGGGATCTGGGGGCGGCGGGAGGCGGCCTGCAGTGGGTGGTGAGCGGGTATCTGCTCGCGGCCGGCGCGCTGATGGCGGGCGCGGGGCGGCTGGGCGATCTCTACGGCCGCCGCCGGTTGCTGACGGCGGGTCTTGCGGTGTTCGGCGGGGCGTCGCTGGTCTGTGCGCTGGCCCCGTCGCTTCCGGTGCTGGTGGGCGCGCGGGTGGTGCAGGGCGCGGGCGGGGCGATGGCCATGCCGGCCGGTCTCGCCCTGCTGACGAACGCCTGCCCGCCCGGTTCGCGGGCGCGGGTCATGGGCCGGGCGCTGGGCATCGGGGGCGTGGCCACGGTGTGCGGGCCGTACGTCGGCGGGGTGCTCACCGAGGCGGTGTCCTGGCGGGCGGTGTGCTGGCTGAACGTCCCCCTCGCGCTGGTCGCGGCGGGGTGCGCGGCACGGGCCGGGGAGTCGCGGGACACCACCGCACCGGCGTCCGTGGACGCGGCGGGGCTGGTGACGGCGACCGGCGCGCTCGCGGCGCTCGCGGTCCTGGTGGACCGGGGGCAGTTCTGGGGCTGGGCCTCGGGCCGCTCGGCGACGGCCCTGGTGCTGGCGGTCGGGCTCGGGGCCGTCTTCGTACGGCATGAGCGGGCGGCGGCGCATCCGCTGGTGGATCTCGCCCTGTTCGGCAACCGGCCCTTTGTGGCTCTCACGGCGGCCGGAGCGGCGGCCAATACCGCGACCGTGGTCGTCCTGTTCGTCGTGCCCCTGGCGTTGCAGGGGCCGTGGCGGCTGTCGGCGACGGGCGCGGGGGCGGCCTTCCTGGCCCCGGCGGCGGCGATGGCGCTGGCCGGGCCGGTGGCGGGGCGGATCCGCACGGCGGACGCGGTGCGGGCGATGGCCGGGGCTCTGGTGCTGGGGGCGGTGGCGCTGGGCACCGCCGCGGCGGCGCCCACCCTGCCGGTCTTCCTCGTCGCGGTCACGGGGTGCGGGGCCGGGCTCGGGGTCGCGGGCGCCCTGACGCTCATCGCCACCCAGGCGGTGGTGCGGCCCGAGCGCGCCGGGGAGGCGTCGGGGGTGACCAAGACGGTCATCACCACCGCGGCGGGGCTGGGGGTGGCCCTGTCCGGGCCCGCCGCCGACGCGCACGGTGCCGCCATGGCCGCGGCCTTCGACGCGGCCCTGATGACGGCCGGGGGCTGCTGTCTGGCCGGGGCCGCGCTCCTGGTCATCACGCTGCTGACGCGGATACGGCCCGGCTGTGGCCCACGAGCCCGGCGTCGACATGCTTTTCTACAGAAATGA
- a CDS encoding potassium-tellurite ethidium and proflavin transporter, which translates to MTVRRVPPNIFSMAFGLAGLGGTWVAAGQAGHVPVIVGRALIGLATVVWLVSVGWYLRYVCGGGGRLRADLEDPVASPFTSLALITPMLLAAQGLAPYSPMAGKVLVDVFLVLTVLFGGWLTGQWVCRDMELDRMHPGYFLPTVAGGLVSCASAARVGQTRLAEVMFGLGVICWFILGSMITGRLFHRPRLPAPLLPTMTIEVAPAAIASVAYFALDKGRVDFIAAALAGYLLLMVIVQLRLVPLYARLRFTAATWAFTFSWAVVATTTLHWIDDGKPAGHLVYTYLVLAAVTILIGGIAARTVLALARGELFPPSSPTSGAHSP; encoded by the coding sequence ATGACCGTACGGCGCGTCCCGCCCAACATTTTCAGCATGGCCTTCGGCCTGGCCGGTCTCGGCGGTACCTGGGTGGCCGCTGGTCAGGCCGGGCATGTGCCGGTGATCGTCGGAAGAGCCCTGATCGGACTGGCCACTGTCGTATGGCTGGTATCGGTGGGATGGTATCTGCGCTACGTGTGCGGCGGCGGGGGGAGGCTCCGCGCCGATCTGGAAGACCCCGTGGCGAGTCCGTTCACCTCCCTGGCGCTGATCACCCCGATGCTGTTGGCGGCCCAGGGACTGGCGCCGTACAGCCCGATGGCGGGAAAGGTTCTGGTGGACGTCTTTCTCGTGCTGACCGTGTTGTTCGGCGGATGGCTCACCGGACAGTGGGTCTGCAGGGACATGGAACTGGACCGGATGCACCCCGGCTACTTCCTGCCCACTGTGGCCGGCGGCCTCGTTTCCTGCGCCAGCGCCGCGAGGGTGGGACAGACCCGGCTGGCCGAGGTCATGTTCGGCTTAGGCGTGATCTGCTGGTTCATCCTCGGTTCGATGATCACGGGAAGGCTGTTCCACCGCCCTCGACTGCCCGCGCCGCTCCTGCCGACGATGACGATCGAGGTGGCCCCCGCCGCCATCGCCAGCGTCGCCTACTTCGCACTCGACAAGGGCCGGGTGGACTTCATCGCGGCCGCGCTGGCCGGATACCTCTTGCTGATGGTCATCGTCCAGCTCCGGCTGGTCCCCCTCTACGCGCGCCTGCGGTTCACGGCCGCCACGTGGGCCTTCACCTTCTCCTGGGCCGTGGTCGCCACCACCACGCTGCACTGGATCGATGACGGCAAACCGGCGGGGCACCTCGTCTACACCTACCTCGTCCTCGCGGCCGTCACCATCCTCATCGGCGGCATCGCGGCCCGGACCGTCCTGGCCCTGGCCCGTGGCGAACTGTTTCCGCCCTCGTCGCCCACCTCCGGCGCCCACAGCCCGTAG